The genomic DNA GCTGCTGGGCTGGCCGGCGGCCCGGACGGCCGCCCGGGTGGAGGAACTGCTGTCACTGGTCAACCTGGAGCCGTCGCTGTTCCACGACCGCTATCCCCGTCAGCTCTCCGGGGGGCAGCAGCAGCGCGTCGGCGTGGCCAGGGCACTGGCGGCCGATCCACCCGTGATGTTGATGGACGAGCCCTTCGGCGCCACCGACCCCATCACGCGCGAACACCTGCAGAAGGAGTTCGTCAAACTCCAGAGGCAGCTGCGCAAGACGATCATTTTCGTCACCCACGACTTCGAGGAGGCCATCAAGCTGGGCGACCGCATCGCCGTACTGAAGGAGCGGTCGCACATCGCGCAGTACGACACACCCGCGAACATCCTCGCCCGGCCCGCCGACGCGTACGTCGCCGGCTTCATCGGCGAGGACGCCACGCTCAAACGGCTCGCGCTGCTGCGCGTGGAGGACCTGCCGTGCGTGGAGCCGCCGAACGACGCGGGCCTGCCGCCGGTCGTCGCGGGCACCAGTCTGCGCGAGGCGCTGGACGTCATGATCGCGCACGGCACCGACCGCTGCACCACGCCCTCCGGCGTGCTGACCTACGCGGCGCTGTGTGCGGCGATGAGACCCGGGCCCGAGGCCGTGCCGCAGGAGGAAGTGGTCGCCGGTGACCGCTGAGACAGTCGCCGTCGCCCGGGTGCGACCGCTCGGAGGAGCTTTGGGGCTGCGCCATCTCATCACCCCGCTCGCCGTCTGCGCCGCGTTGGCCGCCCTGTACACCTGGATCGGCACAGTCGAGCTCGACTCCATCGAACGGCGCAGCCTCAACCGGACGGTGATCCTGACCAAGGCCGTGGAGCACATCCAGATGACCCTCGTGGCGACGGCGCTCGTGGTGGTCATCGCGATCCCGCTCGGCATCGTCGCCTCGCGCGCCAGGAACCGGCTGATCACGCCGGTCATCCTCACCGCGGCCAACCTGGGCCAGGCGGTTCCCTGCATCGGGCTTCTCGTGCTGTGCACCTTCCTGATGGGAGTGGGCTTCCAGACCGCCCTGGTGGGGCTGGTGGCATACGCGGTGCTCCCGGTGCTGCGCAACACGATGATCGGGGTTCAGCAGGTCGATCCGGCTCTCATCGAGGCCGCCCGGGGCATGGGGATGACCAGAGGGCAGATCCTCCGGCGGGTGGAGCTCAAGCTGGCCGTTCCCGCGATTCTCGCCGGTCTGCGGACGGCGCTCGTCCTCACCGTCGGCGTCGCCACACTCGGCGCGTTCGTCGCCGCGGGTGGCTTCGGTGAGCTGATCATCAACGGGCTCAAGTTGAATCGCATGCCCGTGACCGTCGTCGGCGCCGTGCTGACCGCGTGCATCGCCTTCGCCGTCGACTGGCTGGGAGCGCTCGCCGAGAACCTGCTCAAGCCCCGCGGCATGTGACCGCGCCCCGAACCTGACCGTCCGCAATCCCGATCCGAAGAGGTGTCTTCAGTCATGGGTGCACGAACCCTCCGCCATACGCTCGCCCTGCTCGCCGCCGCGACGTTGACCGCTGCCACCGTGAGTGGCTGCGGTGCCGCCGACGCCGTCGAAGCCTCGAGCGCGGGCGACGAGCTCGCCGGCGCCGAGTTCGTCATCGGTTCCAAGGACTTCACCGAGAACATCATGCTCGGACAGATCGCCGTGCACCTGCTCAAGGCACACGGGGCCGAGGTCGTCGACAAGACCAACCTCGGCGGCACCGCTCCCAACCGTAAGGCTCTGGAGTCCGGCTCGATCGACATGTACTGGGACTACTCAGGCACCGGATGGATCGAGCATCTGAAGAACGCCACCCCCATCCAGGACTCGGCCGAGCAGTTCAAGGCCACGGCGGCGGCGGACCTGGAGAAGAACAAGATCCAGTGGATCGGGCCGACCCCGCTGAACAACACCTACGCCCTGGCGATCCGTTCGGAGAAGGCCAAGGAGCTCGGCGTCAAGACGATCTCCGACGTGGTCGAGCTGTCGCGGTCCAAGCCCGAGGAGGTCACGGTGTGCATCGAGACGGAGTTCTCGACCCGTGACGACGGCCTGCCGGGACTGTCCAAGGCCTACGGCATGACCATCCCGAAGGACCGGATCAGCCTGCTGGACACCGGCGTCGTCTACACCGAGACGGACAAGGGGCAGACCTGCAACTTCGGTGAGGTGTTCACCACCGACGGGCGTATCGCCGCGCTCGGCCTCACGGTGCTGCAGGACGACAAGCGCTTCTTCCCGTCCTACAACGCCGCCGTCACCCTCCGGCAGGAGACCTACCAGAAGTATCCCGCGCTTGAGAAGGTGCTCCAGCCGGTGATCGACAAGCTGGACGACGCGACCATGCAGAAGCTCAACGCCCGGGTCGACGTCGACGGCGAGGAGCCGGGCAAGGTCTCCGCTGACTGGCTCGACAAGTCGGGCTTCCTCGGCGGCGGAGCATAGCGGCGAAACCACCGCGCGTCACCGGACGGCGGCCGGGCCCTACGGTGTCCGCGGAGGATCTTCCCCGGCGCGTCCGATTGTCCGGCCGGATACCGGGGAGGAATGCTCAGCGGGGATACGTGGTTATGCGAGCCGTACAGCCGTGAGAGACAAGAGGAGCCAACGGTGGCCACCATCGAGGTAACCGAGAAGAACTTCAACGAGATCGCCGACGAGGGGATCGTCCTGCTGGACTTCTGGGCGGCCTGGTGCGGGCCGTGCCGGACGTTCGGGCCGATCTTCGAGAAGTCGTCGGAGAAGCACGACGACATCAAGTTCGGCAAGATCGACACCGAGGCGGAGCAGGCGCTCGCCCAGGGCTTCGAGATCACCTCGATCCCGACGATCATGGCGATCCGTGACGGCATCGTCGTCTTCGCCCAGCCCGGAGCGCTGCCGGCGCCGGCCCTGGAGGACCTGATCGGCCAGGTCCGCGCGCTCGACATGGAGGCCATCCGGGCCGAGCTCGCGAGCGAGCTGGGCACGCAGAACGGCTGATATCCCGGCGGAGCGGGACGGCCGGGAAGGGGCGCGATCCGGCCGGCAGGCGGTGCCCCTTCCCGGCGATGGGATCGGCCCCGTTCCGCCGACGCTCTCCGCTCGATGGCCGATCCCGGCGCTCCTGGCGGCCACCGCGCGAACCACGAGCGGGAGCGGTGCGGGTCGGCTCAGCCGCAGTGCACCGGTTCCGAGAGGAAGTAGACCTCAGGGCTTACGCCACCCCATTCAATGCACTTGCCCGGCGCCTTGACCTTGACCGGGCCGGCGTAGAACTGGTATCGGCCCCCGTCCGTTGTGTAACCGGCACTGCCTTGGATCCGGATCATGGCCGCGACGTAGGTGGTCGTGCCGGTCGTCTTCTTCACGGTGACCACGCAGTTGTAGGTGCCGTTGTAGAGCAGGTAGGCGGTGGCGCTCTCCAGGTCGAACTGGTCGATCACGTGGTAGGAGCCGCCGCCGCAGATCGCGATGGGCGACGAGGCGGCACTCGCCGGACTGCTCGTGGCGACGGTCCCGGCCAGTGCGGCCGCCACGGCGAACGCGAGAGTGATTCCCTTTTTCGGGGTGCGCATGGAAGTCTCCTGCTGTGCATGTGGTCGTTGACTTGCCGTGGCTCCGCCCGCGTTGGCGGCGGGGTGCCGGTCGTGGTCGTCGCCGCTCAGCGCGTCATCGGGGGAGGGCGTGGTCGGCGCGGTACTCCCCGGTTCAAGGGGCGGTGCCGGGTGCCGACCGCCCATTCGAGGCGTACCTGCCTATGGCCTTGGCTATGATCACGACCGGGATAGTTTATCCCTAAAGTGATTATTGTCGCACTCTGTGAAGCTTGTCGGTTTTGGTGAAAATCGCAGCCTGAGGGAAGGGCGTTGCGCATGAGTTCGGCGCCGCGTTCCCGAAGCGGGGGGCAGGCCAGGCCGGTCGGCGAGGTGGATGCGGCCGGTCTCGCTCAGGGCGGTCCGACGGCATGAAAACGGGCGCCCGCTCGGGTGAGCGGGCGCCCGGAATCGCTGGGGAGCCGTCCGTCCGTCGCGACGACCCCGTGGCACCCTTGAGCCGGAGGTGCGGGGCTTTTCGCGCGAAGGCGGCTCCGACGGGTCAGACCGAGCGGTACAGTTCCGCCACCCGGAAGGCCAGGTCCAGCGACTGGCCCCGGTTGAGGCGCGGGTCGCAGGCCGTCTCGTAGCGCAGCGCCAGGTCGCCCTCGGCGATGTCCCAGCCGCCGCCCACGCACTCGGTGACGTCGTCACCGGTCAGCTCGATGTGGATGCCTCCCGGGTGGGTGCCGAGCGCGGCGTGCACCTCGAAGAAGCCGGCGACCTCGTTCAGCACGTCGTCGAGGCGGCGGGTCTTGTGACCGCTGGGCGCCTCGAAGGTGTTGCCGTGCATCGGGTCGCAGATCCACGCCACCTGGGCGCCGCTCGCGGTGACCTTCTCCACCAGCTCGGGAAGGTGCTCCCGGATCTTCGACGCGCCCATCCGGGTGATGAACGTGAGCCGTCCGGGCTCGTTCTCCGGGTTCAGCTTCTCGATCAGGGCGAGGGCGTCCTCGGCGCTGGTCGTCGGGCCGAGCTTCACCCCGATCGGGTTGCGGATCCGGGAGAAGAACTCCACGTGTGCGCCGTCGAGCTGGCGGGTGCGCTCGCCGATCCAGACCATGTGCGCCGAGACGTCGTACGGCTGGCCGGTCCGTGAGTCGATCCTGGTGAGCGCCCGGTCGTAGTCGAGGATCAGCGCCTCGTGCGAGGAGTAGAACTCCACGCTGTGGAACTCCTCCGGCTCGGCCCCGCACGCGCGCATGAACGCCAGCGCCTGGTCGATCTCCCGGGCGAGCCGCTCGTAGCGCTTCCCGGCCGGAGACTCGGCCACGAAGTCCTGGTTCCAGGCGTGCACCTGGCGCAGGTCGGCGTAGCCGCCCTTGGTGAAGGCGCGGGCCAGGTTCAGCGTCACCGCCGAGGAGTGGTAGGCGCGCAGCAGCCGCCAGGGGTCGGGGACGCGCGACCCGGGAGTGAAGTCGAAGCCGTTGACCATGTCACCGCGGTAGGCGGGCAGCTCCACGCCGTCACGGGTCTCGTTGTTCTTGGAGCGCGGCTTGGCGAACTGCCCGGCCATCCGGCCGATCTTCACGACCGGCACCTTCGCCGCGTAGGTGAGCACGATCGCCATCTGCAGCAGCGTCTTCAGCTTGTTGCGCACGTCGTCCGCGGTGGCTCCGGCGAAGGTCTCGGCGCAGTCGCCGCCCTGCAGCACGAAGGCCTCGCCACGCGCCACCGCCGCCAGGTCCGCCTTGAGTTTGTCACACTCCCCGGCGAAGACCAGGGGCGGCAGCCCCGCCAGTTCGGCGACGACCTTGTCCAGCTCGTCGCGGTCGGGCCATTCGGGCTGCTGTGCCGCAGGCAGCCGCCGCCAGGAATCGAGGTTGATGCTCACGACATACCAGGTTATTGCAACCGGGCGTGCGAACTGGCCGCATTGTCCACAGAGCGAGAAACTTCTTTATGCATGGTGAGACCCCACCGGGGTTGCGACATGCTCGGGGCGGACCCCGAAGCCGATGAAGCGGCGGGCGAGCGCACCGATCACGGGCAGCCGGGAGATGTCACGCGGCAGTCTCAACGGCCTGGCGTCTCCGGACAGGGCGCGGCTGATCAACCGGTTCTGCACCACGCGCTGGGCGAACTGGGTGATCACGGTGGGCGGGGTGCGGCGCCGCTGAACCCTGGCGAGCAGGGACTCGGGGATCTCGGCCCCGGCGGCGAGCGGACCGGCCAGCAGGTTGGCCGCGGCCACCGCGTCCTGCACGGCCAGATTGATGCCGACCCCGAAGACCGGGGACATGGCGTGCGCCGCGTCACCGATGATCAGCAGGCCCGGCCGGTGCCAGCGGCGCAGCCGGTTGAGCCTGACCGACAGCACGCTCACGTCGCCGAAGCCCGACAGCAGCCCGGCGCGGTCGGCGAGGAAGGGCAGCAGCCCGGCCACCGGGCCGCGGAGCGCCTCGATGCCCCTGGCCCGCAGGGCGTCGAAGCCGCCCTTGGGGATCAGGTAGGCGAGCTGCCAGTATGTCTCGCGGTTGATCGCCACCATCATGTGGCCGACTGACACCCGCAGGAACGGCTGGTCGAGGTCGGTGGGCTCGCGCGGCAGCCGGAACCACACCACGTCCATCGGCGCGCCGTGCTCCACCGGGACGAGCCCGGCGGCCCGGCGCACGTCGGAGTGCCGTCCGTCGGTGGCCACGGTGAGCGTCGCCCGCAGCTCGTGCTCGCCGCCGGCGTCCCGGTAACGGACCCCGCGCACCGCGTCGCCCTCCCGGATCACGTCGTGGACCTCGGCGTTCATGACGAGGCGGAAGGTGGGACACCGCTTGGCGGCGTCGGTCACCAGGTTGAGGAAGTCCCACTGCGGCACGAACGCGATGTAGCCGTAACGGCCCGGCAGCCTGGACAGGTCGGCGATCGGCACCGTGGCGTCGTCGGTCCGCATGGTCATCTGCCGCGCCTTGCGGTGGGGCAGCCGGTCGAACTCCCCGGCCAGGCCGAGCTCGTCGAGGAGCTGCAGGGTCGAGGGGTGGATGGTGTCGCCTCTGAAGTCACGCAGGAAGTCGCCGTGCTTCTCCAGTAGCGTCACCTCGACGCCGGCCCGGGCCAGCAGCAGGGCGAGAACGGCCCCCGCGGGGCCGCCCCCCACGATCACGCATGTGCTCTGATCCATAATTCATCACCCATTGAAATACTGACACAGGCATCCCCTGAAGAGAACCCCATCCCCTGCCGGAACTTCGCCCACCCCGTCGCCGAGCAGCCGCTCCGGCTGTCAGGCGGAGAGCTGGTCCAGCGCGCTGAGCAGGGCCTGGACACTCCGGTCGCGGAGGGGGGCGTAGTCCTCCTCCGGGTACTGGCGGGGGCCGTTCTCCGCCAGGATGATCAACGCGAGATAGAGGCGGTAGAGGGCGATCCGGGTGCGGGCGGAGCCGGTGAACTCCACGACGCCGCCCGCCTCCCGGTAGCCCGCCACGATCTCGTCGGTCTCGGCCAGCTCACCGAAGATCGTCGGCGTGACGAAGTCGGCCAGGGGGTCGCCCCAGAACGCCCGCTCATGGTCGATGATCGCCTGGATGCGCGGAGTGTCGCCGGGAGTCAGGAAGACGTTGCCCGGCCAGACGTCGAAGTGGACCAGGGAGGGGACCGTCACCTCGTCCAGCACCGCCGCGCTCGCCTCGATCGCCGCCCGGATCTCGTCGGCGGGTCTCGGCAGCGGCGTCGCATAACGGTGCGCGTCCGCGAGCACCGCCCCGGTCATCGCGAGGAAGGCGGCCCGCCAGGTGTCGCCGGTCAGGTCGGCGTGCGGGTAGCCGTAGACGTCGCCGGTGATCGCGTTCAGCCGGGCCAGGTGGCCGCCGAGCTCCCGGCGGAGTGCGCCCCGGTCCGCCTCCGACGGGGTGGCCTGGTTCCACGGCACGCCGTCGAGGACGGACAGGATCAGGTAGTCGCCGCCCAGCACCGGATCGTCGAACCCGGCCCGCAGCAGCTCCGGGCCCGGCACCCCGGCCGCCTCGGCCAGGCCGTACACCATGGCCTCGGTGCGCAGCAGGTTTCGTTCGTAGCGCAGCTGTGCCAGCTCGGGCGGGGGCGACAGCTTGAGCACCACCTCGCGGCCGTCCTGGAGGGTCAGCCGCCACACGGCGTTGGCGAAACCGTCCGTCAGCTCCGTGGCGGCGGCGAGACCGGTGCCCAGGGCACGCCGGGTCAGCGCGTCGAGCTCGGCGGCGGTGAGCCGGCGCTTGGTGTCGCTGTCCATCGCGGTGCCTCAGATGGGGGAGATCGTCCAGGAGGTCTCGACCTTGTCGCCGGGCTGCAGCACGATCAGGTCGGTGCCGGAGTTGAAGGCGTCCGGCGGGCAGGTCATCGGCTCGACGGCCAGCCCGCGGAAGTCGAGCACCGTCCCGGTGCACACCTGGACCCAGGGCAGCACCGAGGCGTCCCAGCGGATCTCGACCCCGCCGTCCGGGCCGCTCACCCGGACCCGGGCCTGCCCGTCGGCGTCCGCGAGGAGGCCGGTGTAGGCGTGGTCCACGGCGGTGTCGCCGACCGTCCGTGCGGTCGTGAAGTCGTACGGCGTGCCGGAGACGTCCTCCAGGGAGCGGGGCAGCAGCCGGTCGTCCACCAGCAGCACCCTGGACGCGGGCACGTGCAGCTCGTAGTCCTCGACCCGCTCTCCCGCCAGCAGCCACGGATGGGGGCCGCAGCCGTAGGGGGCGGGACCGTCACCGAGGTTCTCGGCGGTCAGCGTGGTGGTCAGTCCCTCGGGGGTGAGGGAGTAGAGCACCTGCAGGGCGACGGTGAACGGATAACCGGGGGACGGGGTGATCGTGTGGGCCAGCCGTACGGAGCCGTGCTCGTCCTCCACGGCCAGCCACTCCACCGCCTCCCAGTCGACCCCGGCGACCAGCCCGTGCAGGGCGTTGCCCCGGTCCTCCTCGTTCGCCACCGGCCGGTGGGTCCGGCCGTCGAAGGTGTAGGAGGCGCCGGCGATCCGGTTCGGCC from Streptosporangium sp. NBC_01756 includes the following:
- a CDS encoding ABC transporter ATP-binding protein, whose product is MFGSDTEGVRIELRGLTKHYPGQAAPAVDGVDLDIPAGELVVFVGPSGCGKTTTMKMINRLVEPTSGEIRIGGKDILSLHPDELRRHIGYAIQQVGLFPHMTIGQNIALVPKLLGWPAARTAARVEELLSLVNLEPSLFHDRYPRQLSGGQQQRVGVARALAADPPVMLMDEPFGATDPITREHLQKEFVKLQRQLRKTIIFVTHDFEEAIKLGDRIAVLKERSHIAQYDTPANILARPADAYVAGFIGEDATLKRLALLRVEDLPCVEPPNDAGLPPVVAGTSLREALDVMIAHGTDRCTTPSGVLTYAALCAAMRPGPEAVPQEEVVAGDR
- a CDS encoding ABC transporter permease → MTAETVAVARVRPLGGALGLRHLITPLAVCAALAALYTWIGTVELDSIERRSLNRTVILTKAVEHIQMTLVATALVVVIAIPLGIVASRARNRLITPVILTAANLGQAVPCIGLLVLCTFLMGVGFQTALVGLVAYAVLPVLRNTMIGVQQVDPALIEAARGMGMTRGQILRRVELKLAVPAILAGLRTALVLTVGVATLGAFVAAGGFGELIINGLKLNRMPVTVVGAVLTACIAFAVDWLGALAENLLKPRGM
- a CDS encoding glycine betaine ABC transporter substrate-binding protein; the encoded protein is MGARTLRHTLALLAAATLTAATVSGCGAADAVEASSAGDELAGAEFVIGSKDFTENIMLGQIAVHLLKAHGAEVVDKTNLGGTAPNRKALESGSIDMYWDYSGTGWIEHLKNATPIQDSAEQFKATAAADLEKNKIQWIGPTPLNNTYALAIRSEKAKELGVKTISDVVELSRSKPEEVTVCIETEFSTRDDGLPGLSKAYGMTIPKDRISLLDTGVVYTETDKGQTCNFGEVFTTDGRIAALGLTVLQDDKRFFPSYNAAVTLRQETYQKYPALEKVLQPVIDKLDDATMQKLNARVDVDGEEPGKVSADWLDKSGFLGGGA
- the trxA gene encoding thioredoxin — translated: MATIEVTEKNFNEIADEGIVLLDFWAAWCGPCRTFGPIFEKSSEKHDDIKFGKIDTEAEQALAQGFEITSIPTIMAIRDGIVVFAQPGALPAPALEDLIGQVRALDMEAIRAELASELGTQNG
- a CDS encoding spore-associated protein A; the encoded protein is MRTPKKGITLAFAVAAALAGTVATSSPASAASSPIAICGGGSYHVIDQFDLESATAYLLYNGTYNCVVTVKKTTGTTTYVAAMIRIQGSAGYTTDGGRYQFYAGPVKVKAPGKCIEWGGVSPEVYFLSEPVHCG
- a CDS encoding class II 3-deoxy-7-phosphoheptulonate synthase gives rise to the protein MSINLDSWRRLPAAQQPEWPDRDELDKVVAELAGLPPLVFAGECDKLKADLAAVARGEAFVLQGGDCAETFAGATADDVRNKLKTLLQMAIVLTYAAKVPVVKIGRMAGQFAKPRSKNNETRDGVELPAYRGDMVNGFDFTPGSRVPDPWRLLRAYHSSAVTLNLARAFTKGGYADLRQVHAWNQDFVAESPAGKRYERLAREIDQALAFMRACGAEPEEFHSVEFYSSHEALILDYDRALTRIDSRTGQPYDVSAHMVWIGERTRQLDGAHVEFFSRIRNPIGVKLGPTTSAEDALALIEKLNPENEPGRLTFITRMGASKIREHLPELVEKVTASGAQVAWICDPMHGNTFEAPSGHKTRRLDDVLNEVAGFFEVHAALGTHPGGIHIELTGDDVTECVGGGWDIAEGDLALRYETACDPRLNRGQSLDLAFRVAELYRSV
- a CDS encoding FAD-dependent oxidoreductase, whose amino-acid sequence is MDQSTCVIVGGGPAGAVLALLLARAGVEVTLLEKHGDFLRDFRGDTIHPSTLQLLDELGLAGEFDRLPHRKARQMTMRTDDATVPIADLSRLPGRYGYIAFVPQWDFLNLVTDAAKRCPTFRLVMNAEVHDVIREGDAVRGVRYRDAGGEHELRATLTVATDGRHSDVRRAAGLVPVEHGAPMDVVWFRLPREPTDLDQPFLRVSVGHMMVAINRETYWQLAYLIPKGGFDALRARGIEALRGPVAGLLPFLADRAGLLSGFGDVSVLSVRLNRLRRWHRPGLLIIGDAAHAMSPVFGVGINLAVQDAVAAANLLAGPLAAGAEIPESLLARVQRRRTPPTVITQFAQRVVQNRLISRALSGDARPLRLPRDISRLPVIGALARRFIGFGVRPEHVATPVGSHHA
- a CDS encoding phosphotransferase family protein; translation: MDSDTKRRLTAAELDALTRRALGTGLAAATELTDGFANAVWRLTLQDGREVVLKLSPPPELAQLRYERNLLRTEAMVYGLAEAAGVPGPELLRAGFDDPVLGGDYLILSVLDGVPWNQATPSEADRGALRRELGGHLARLNAITGDVYGYPHADLTGDTWRAAFLAMTGAVLADAHRYATPLPRPADEIRAAIEASAAVLDEVTVPSLVHFDVWPGNVFLTPGDTPRIQAIIDHERAFWGDPLADFVTPTIFGELAETDEIVAGYREAGGVVEFTGSARTRIALYRLYLALIILAENGPRQYPEEDYAPLRDRSVQALLSALDQLSA
- a CDS encoding aldose 1-epimerase family protein translates to MSRTFTLRGGTMHAEITERSAALRVLRHGERDLVPSWPADGPIPYYSGTLLAPWPNRIAGASYTFDGRTHRPVANEEDRGNALHGLVAGVDWEAVEWLAVEDEHGSVRLAHTITPSPGYPFTVALQVLYSLTPEGLTTTLTAENLGDGPAPYGCGPHPWLLAGERVEDYELHVPASRVLLVDDRLLPRSLEDVSGTPYDFTTARTVGDTAVDHAYTGLLADADGQARVRVSGPDGGVEIRWDASVLPWVQVCTGTVLDFRGLAVEPMTCPPDAFNSGTDLIVLQPGDKVETSWTISPI